Part of the Panicum virgatum strain AP13 chromosome 4N, P.virgatum_v5, whole genome shotgun sequence genome is shown below.
CCAGCtactacagcgacaccggagaccacgttctcgatgtcagcactctttgggtctgccggtcgtccgctcttttcaccactgccggcgaccacactctttcaggactcaccatcagcggttcagtcggtcgccctcccttcctcacttcaggcagcaccttcagggggaggagcagtagaggagtccctgcttccacagtcgacgcagccggcagcctcagcagtcacgtcttcagatattgatacttcttctgctgacccggttacgacttctacggatcctctaccaggcagtgccagcacgagagcctccacgacagttactcccccagtaagctcagacccagaccagcagcttccgtctgtcaccgagggtgagagttctccgtccgacgacgacgacccggaccgcttcgtcgccataccacgacagcacgccccgtagctcgccttttggtgctttgatgccaaagggggagaggtgttagggggagcaccagagttagggggagggtagagctagagagagctcgtagttatcaggactttgattctttgtatcacatttggtgttaattcatggatatgtacatttgtcgcttgagtatgccgttctttgagacatatctatggatttcgtttgagccgttgagctttttggtcctgctttccagtttgcttgtgtttatcctgctttatctttctcgctctctcgttatttatgtttgtgttgtcatcaatcaccaaaaagggggagattgtaagcatctaggccctcaaggtatgtttcggtgattaatgacaaccattattgtgactaatgagtgtgtgcagcttaatagatcattatcgctcatttggtcatatgtcaaaagaggcccctcaatttcggttattctaaaaggcgatctcagttttcaacttatatatgtcaaggctaaggatctttctagtcctaagtgtcacaaggttgagaaggacacttaggttagtatatgttttatagttttgtagtgatcgcattattaagaggggttaaggcttagtaacttgagcatggacatggtcatttgaaaatgggtgcacactatggtcactcaggtttctagaagttcaaataagtggttctcaaactatatctcaagaatatttggatttcattcaagactcaaatcagaaaagacaaaatcagaaaaagtctatataccggtttaaccgacgatctcaattttctatacgtcggttaaacgaagtcagcagaacctggacaaattcaatacaccggttaaaccgacgtgtttgaatttaacgtcggtgcattagtccagagttggtttttccagggaaattcaagttctattcaccggattaaccgacgctgtttgaatcaagacgtcggtgcaattgaccagtgagatggtttttcagaggaattcaaaagttgtactcaccggttaaaccgacgataggtttgagttaacgtcggttcagttgtccagagacttggttttttagttgatcagtggacaactacactcaccggttaaaccgatgatacgtcggtcaatctgcccaagttgtaacggctagttttcagaagaggcagtttacattcaccggttaaaccgacgatgacaattggagggacgtcggattaaccggcgctacacagttttctggcagcttttctccaacggctctatttgtgtgagctgcatatatatacccctccaatgggtcatttcgcttactcttgacaccaggcaacatccatacactcatactatagtcaagagccaccttgagcttcatcattcacatacttgtgcattcaatcaatcaagaagcaagattaaggacttgagtagagagaagcttgtgtgcatccgttcttggtgatcggttcttgctcaagtgaaggccttagcttgttactcttggtgattggcatcacctaggcgatctcggtgatcgaggtgtttctcgcggagcttgccaaggattgtgggagcccggagaagaagattgtacgtggcttgatctccaccacgccgggatggtgaacggagactcttagtgagcaccctcgtctcggtgacttgggaggtgacaatactctttgtgagtgtcacaacgtggattaggggtgtgtgtcaacacatcgataccacgggaaaaaatccggtcgtctcttgtccactctctttattcaagcattttctttcatgcaatttactcatgtgcttgacttagagatcataacttagctctaccttgctaggctttactttgtttatctctcttagcttgtgttagtagcttagttatccggttggtgaattggtgccctactagcattgcataggttaaggttgctatactttgttttagaaattgaaaaaggcccaattcaccccccctcttggtccatcgatccttacactcggatttaggacagcagctgcaaaatataaatcacttcaaataatCATTATGTCAATAGAGTTTAAAAATAGACGACTCGTGTGTGCTTACCTGGACCCACATACGTGCCTATGAACACGTCACCCAACCTCTCGTCCACCACCTCAATATACTCTTTCAGTGTGGAaacatttgttccaaagaaagactgcagctcctgtttcatagtctggtaggtcatcacgacttcgcacatgttcggcttcttgtcctgatcagcgaagcgAAGGAACTTGTATACTGGTTGAACcgtgtcgatgatatatttcattgcatcccaccactccatacttgaaaaacttgcatgagtaaatctaccatcttcggtattcgtccatttgctgtgttggaactcagtagatgctatccactgcatgaaacgatcaTGTTTCCGATAGATGCTCTCTAGGAACATGTATTTGGTTCCAAACcgagtggcattccacttgaccaactcaccaccgattgcgttcctcatcattgtattcaactgaccatgattgtgtaaccaatttgaaattcgcttgcactgcttgatcagaacaccatgttcaggccttcgagctatatccttcaacatcaaattgacggtgtgtgctagacaaggtgtccaagcTATGTGGTCATACACGTCACTTAGTAGTTCTTTGCATGCTTTTTTGTAGTtcgagccgttgtcggtgactacgtgcacgacattctccggtccaatctcttccaccacctttCAAATCTCCTGCAATGGAAGACAGATTGTTTAGTAACATGACAAAACATATACAATGTGAATGGAACATGTTTAGGGACTACCTTGAACAAATATGCagcatcttgagttcttccagtcgcatcaatagacttatggaaccacatgaccccattgcaatatatcaaaaagttgatgacactcatcctcgtcggaccagtctatgaatcacacatcaacaTGACGCCAAATAACTgccagtctttctgaaactttacgtacctcgtcttcaagtctttctcattctgatcaaggtacttgccatcaatatcccgtccagtgggtgatgcgataccttcacctgcaaccatataaaaatcatgagatacaagaatgtaagctcataggtatcattgcaatgaaagaaaacttaccccacttctgtgtctccctgACCGCGCTGATAAAGTATGGATTGCcagcctgtcttccaggtactcctacaatatggaaaaactttgaccaagctttaccaatagcttcctttgcgttcttacccttctgcgtccaggagactgtatcaatccttggttgcgtcattcctcttcttccaccagctgccaagttatagtcctccaccacaggactctccctctgcgaagtgTACCTTCAAAACATCCTCTGCATAACATTCCCtctcgtcgaaccactaccccctccacgctcatatgcacctcctctctgttccaccccccgtcggaactctgcttccgctctcgatacatccatggcacgctgcatctgagcctcctcatcttcttcatcagcgggatagtttccctccgctgcagccttctcccgtctcaacctctctcgggcccggtcagcagttgccttctttgccctatccaactcacactgaaagaagtcccgcacatcaggtggcacattcctgcaatggaccacctctaccccgcgcccagccaaatgttgtttcaatctagtcgcaccatctcctcctttctgcgtacgacaatagttaCATCGtcatccgggataaagattttcaccgtgttcccatacaacatctctgcttgccattgtctatctacatacatgcacaacaaaaatatatcatctaatattctaactcctacctaagtcatagtgtcaaaaatcatctaatacacctaaatcaaatctacctaaaacctactacatagtgcaaaaaatcatgtaatacaaataaatcttccctaaattctaaatatacctaagtcatacacctaaatcctgaaacaaaacatctaaatacacctaaatcctaggaAAAAAAACTTACCTGACCGCGGCTTACCGCCGCTAGTTGGCGGTTTACCACCTCTCcgggccggtaaaccggcctcCCCGGGCGGCTAACCGGTCGGGACCGGTAGATCTGCTACCGGTCCGGCTTACCGGTGGAGGAGACCGGTTAGCCGAGCTCCGTGGGCGGCTAGCCGGTGACGGGCGGTGGACGGCGATTTCTGGCGGCGGACAGGAGTCAATGAGGGGGGAGCGGATGAGGGAGGCACGACTGAGGCTTCTGGTCCTCAGACGCGAGGTTAAATGCACGCTGCCGCGCGATGGGCCTTAATTGGCCGCCgcttttttctatttcttttttatttaacttataaattccgcaaaccatactaaatgaatgaattttttagaaaatttgacaccattagatttgtcgcaccttgaagtatttttaggaattttttgggaatgtttcatttttttcaattcaaatttaaaatttgaatttggaccggtttcataccggaccaaaccggaaccgggccggaccggttcccacctgTTTGGTGAACCTTGATCTTGTCTCGCTATGATTATTGAGCAATATATGATACTGTGCTTTCAACAGTAGACGATGTTTCCGTCGACGGTTCGTCAATCTTAAATATTTACCGATACAATCTTCAAAGATGCTCATAGAGGTATAGGGCTAGAGTTTGCGTTCGTATGTTATTAGGGGTGAGTGTGTGTGCATTGGTAGTGTTTATATGTATATATTGTACCCGTATTATTTGAGTTGGTGTTACTCTTTCTTTTTAGGGATTAATTAATTGTCTAGAGGCAAATATGTTATTTTTCTCAAGAAATTGGTTATAAAAAATGTAAAGGTAACATGATGTATTCATTGTAAGCAAAACTGTAAATACAGAAAAGCTCAAGAGTAATATCTATCTGGGCTGGACTGGCGTATTATTTTGATTCCTCAAAGAAAGATAGACTGGCCATTTAAGATTACAAAAGAGGAAGGACAGTGATCTTTATTTCAAATATATGTCATTCTGTATAATTCATTCATACTTTTTTAcagcgagctcgagctcccgtCCCGTCTAACTTATAAAGCTCAGGCCCTAGAGTAACTGAGTAGCTCGAAAACCTTGAGCTTTTCTTCATTCTTTAGAGCAGGTATTATGGTCGGCGTGGAGCCGGCTGGCTCCAATGTAGAGCAGGAGAGAGAGTACGAGTAGGCGGCTCGCAAAACGCTCGCTGCGGCCGGCGGAGACGCGATGCGCGTGCTAGTATTGATTGAGTTGTGGGGCCCACCACCATCCCGTGCGTCTCCCAGTCAGCACGCAGCCAGCAGCCGGTGAAACCTATTAGTCTTGCTCTTacaagtagttttttttttgcgagatcCTTACAAGTAAAACCTCTCTAAATGTCGATAATAAATAAGAACTCCACGCCTCACATTCCCCTGCCACCAAATTGTAGTACCAGACGCTCTTAAAGAATGTGACAACCACAATTCCATGCTGAATTCCGAATTCACCCATCAAAATCGAAGGACATCACGAACGACGGCTAGTGAGGAGCCGctaccggccggccgggccggtaCGTAGGCACGCTAACGAACGCCCATCCGTACGTCCTCCTCGTCTCGTCAACTCACAACGGCTTGCACGCTAGCTACTCCGATCCAGTTTCTCAAACGCCGATCTCGCCGCCGGCTGGCCGGCCCGCCCGGACAAGTACGAAACCGCGACGGACCAAGCGAGGACGGGCGGCCGGGAGAGGCCACCCATTCGGAGAGACGCTCGCGCGCCTGCAACCAACGGCGGCATCGTTGTCACCTGGTGACGTCGTGCTCGTACAAGCAGACTGCAGGCCGCGTGTGGCGTGAGTGTCAAAGTTGCGGACCACCACGCTCTCAGGGCGCACGCTCCGATCGAGAGCTGGTGTGCCGCGTGGTGGGTGCTGCTACTAATGCGCGCTGtcagtgtcggctcaaggtaATTAAGGGAATACTTAAGTGTGCTGGCCTAACCTAGTATTAGTACTACTATACTACTGCATACTGCAGTGCTCtgcattgggtgcgttcatactGCTTTTTTTTTACCAAACACAATACAGACCAAGATGTTCCTATACACTCACCTACGCTCACGCGTATGTGACCCTCTATGAGCAGATTGAGCTGGTAATTTATCAAGATTGATGAGGTCACCATATACATTTTACTGTCGATTGGCACGTCGTCTAACATTAAAAGATAAATTCTGGTTAAATTctcaaataaattttaaaaaatgcaAGCATCCATATCGTATCGAGTCGAGAACCCGAATCCTACCCGTTGTTCATGCTGTTTTCCAAACGATACTGTTTGCAGGAATTGACCTCGCCACCAGTTGATGCTATCTCCAGGACACTGATTGATGATACTTGATACCCATTTTGCCCTCGCGTGCACTGTGCAGAAGGTTCCGTTTCATTGCACAAAGATGAATCTAAGGGGTCCAACTCAGGTCTTGAGAAAATGTGCTAAACTTCCATCGTGATGGCAAGGTCGTTAACAGATTTTTCTTTTGATTCCGGAGTAAGAATTtggcaaaagaaaaggagatcAAATGATTTTCCACCGAACAAATTATGTACTCTAAATTTGTGATGTGTTCAAGAAGTGGGCCCAACAAAATCTGGGCCGTTCACATAGATACTGTGATTCACCACAAATCGCGCTAATTCCTATAGAAAGAAAAATAGGTTGGGCTACTGGGAATATTTGACGAGGCCAGGCTAAACTGGGCTTTCAAATTACCTAGTGGTGGTGCTTTGCTTTAGGTTGTGGACTCTCTCGCATGCCAATATCATGGCTATATGGATCAAAGTGAAGATAGAATTAGGGCAAGAACAATGGTAATGTGTTTCCAAAGACCTGCTTCACCTAATAGCTGGCTGCTCCCTGAAGAGAACACTTGTAGCTTATATTTCTATTAACAAAGGTAGGTGGTCCAAATCCATTTTCTAAGACTATAGGTTTTTATTACTAAAGTTTATCATCATATGTTGTCTTTTCTATGAAATCTATGTGGGCTAGATCTTAGACTATACGTGGTCTATATGGTTGGATGTAATTTGATATGGTGCAAAATGTAAAAATTAGCATTTGAGTATATCTTTTAGAACAGTTATCTTATCACCGTACCGAATAGAGCATGGTGATCAGTTGAATTGCATAATCCGGGTCAAAATTTCGCTTCCTCTTAATAAAATAGATACggtcacaaaaaaaaattatccaccactactcactactacaaaatcttAACCGAAGCGGGCAAAAAtaattaaccgaggtggttttcGCAACCGCCTCGGGTGAAAGGTCATGGTAAATGACCTATTTTCTGAGGTGATTTTGCTactcgcctcggttaatcaaataaaagaaaaaaagaaaaagcccgccgagcccatcatgAGCCCACCGCGCCCATCACAagcccatccgccgccgcccgcccgctgcCTCCGGGGCACTACTGCCCCACCACGCATTGcgtcccgccccgccgcccgcccgccactacgccgccgccggatctgaGCAAGAGAGGGGCACGCTGTAGGGCAGGGGAGGGCGCGACTTAGGGCTGGGGAGGGTGCGGCGTCGGGCAGAAGAGAGGGGCACGAGGTCAGGCTGAAGAAGGGGAGAAGTGAGTGAAACACTAACTCCCTCTGGTATATATACGAACCCGGTAGTGGGCTGAGATACGGGCTTTTGGTGGGCCTTGGAAATATTAATCGAGGAAGGTTGGGATAAGAGTTCTGCACGCGTAAATTGGAGTATTTTAATGAACTTTCAGAGACGGTTATTTTACAACCGCCTCCGTAAATCGATTAACCAAGTTGGTTGATCGTGATCGCCTCGGTAAATAAAAAGAGAAAATTACTTGGAAGGCCCTAGACAAAATAGTTGTTCCTTCTATGGCCCTGGAAAAATAAAAGTTCCTTATACGACCTCCATTCTATTTTCTATATCTTGTATGACCCTACCGTTAATTCCGTTAGCAACTTCCATTATCATCAGACGTCCACCGTTGCTCTGTGCCTTCCGCGCTCGCTCTGCTCTGCCTCACAGGTTCATCCCCGTATCACCCGCCAACTCCCCCGGTCAGcagagttcaaaaaaaaattcctccGGTCAGCTTCAACACGCACGCCCTCtgccgccccgccggccgcgccgctcgccgcaccgGCCGCTCCTGCTCTCCCCGGGTTGGGCCTTCCAGGAGCTCGCAGCCCCCCATGGACGACCCAGgcgccgccgaccccgccgcGTGCCACCACCTCTCGCCGCAGCCGGTCACCAGACCACAGCCGCCAGTGCCGCGCGCGCTCCCCGGACCCGCTCGACctggcctccgccgcggccgccgggtaCCGCCGCCTCTCACCCTCGCTTCACCCGTCGGCGCACCCGCAGGCAGCGCGCATCCCGTCGCCCTAGGGCGCCCAGATCCCCGCGCCGAGGTCGCCGCATCACGTGCGCTCCCTCTCCCAGCCACAGCTCTTCTTCTCGCTCGACTCGCTCCCCGTCAATCCGGCGTCCGGCCGGCGTCAGGCTGGCGAAGAAGTGCGGCCGGCTGTGGTCGGCGTAGTTGATGAAGATGGAACGCACCACGTGCGGCAGGAGGTGCGGGAGGAGCAGCTATCGCTCGTCGACAAGGCCGCGCCATGCCTGGCGGACGCAGCGCGACACCACGAGGCTGCACGCCGGGAGCAGGCCCAGACGGCAACGAGCACGTCATCTGGGAGAGCAACGTCGGCGGGCAGTCCAGCGGACATCGTGCCCAGCGGACATCAACCGGGTGCCCGGCGTTCGGCACGGACAAGTACTGCTGCCGCGGGCGGTTCGCGTCGTCGGCGACATGCTGGCCGAGCGGGTACTGGGGGCTGTTCAAGGCGCAGCGCCCGCAGGCCTACAGCTACGCCTACGACGGGAGCAGCACCTTCACCTGCAACGACGGCGTGGACTACCAGGTCACCTTCTGCCCGAGCTCCGGGATGAGTT
Proteins encoded:
- the LOC120669228 gene encoding thaumatin-like protein 1, whose product is MPGGRSATPRGCTPGAGPDGNEHVIWESNVGGQSSGHRAQRTSTGCPAFGTDKYCCRGRFASSATCWPSGYWGLFKAQRPQAYSYAYDGSSTFTCNDGVDYQVTFCPSSGMSYEPHQVEGSAAG